Genomic window (Oenanthe melanoleuca isolate GR-GAL-2019-014 chromosome 1A, OMel1.0, whole genome shotgun sequence):
GTTTTACATAAAATCCCTGCTCTTTGTAGCAACCCAGTGTGATATTGAGAAAGATAATGGTCAGAAAATACATTGCCAGGCTCCTAATGAGAATCTGTTGACAGTAGAATTACCCCAACATTCATCAAAAAGCCAATAAATGTCAAGCAAGAGGCCTTTGATGCAGTGGCTCATAATTCCTATTCAGAAGCCTTTGCAGTCACTTCAGGGCACGCCGCTGTCCTGCATTTCTGCTGATTTTACTGAAAACTTTGTTGCTGAAGAAATACAAGGAGCAGGTGTCAGTATTCCAAGTGCCACTGCCACAGTGCCATGGGCTCACTGTGAGACCTCAGGCACAGCACATTTGGCCTCAATTTCCCCATCTGCAATGCAGGAATTACAACACAGGAATTACCCAGAGGCAATTCTGTGAAGGACACAGTGCTGCCATCCAAATGCTCAGAAATCATGAGCTAGGTGGTAAAAAACTCTGATGCTGACTCCTGCCAATGAGGTAggcatatatttttaatattaactaAATTGTTAGTTTAGTCCAGCTTTTTAGGACTTTGTAGGACATATTTCCAAGCTCTCTCCTCCACAGCTACAGGAGATTACTtcaaaccaacccaaaactAATTCTTACCCAGGCTGCTGAATTCTGGGTTGGATGGCCTTAAGGAAACTCCATGAAGTTTATATAAAAGCTTACATAAACTGTTCTTGGGCTCTGTGGAGCACAGAGGGTATAAATACCTTGTCCATTACCCAAGTCCTCTGTTTAGCTCTACTTTCAGTATATATTCCCCAAGTGATGTGGTGAGGAAGGTCACTGCCTGGTCCATGAATTAGAAATAATCTTGTGCCATGTGTTATTTGTCACTGCTCCCTGGCTTTTCATTTGCCTTATTCATGAGAGCCTGAAGCTACATCACAAGTGATATGATCATATCCTTTAGATTTTGccttttgtatatttttttaaatttccaggTAAAGGCTCAAAGCCATTCCTCTAAGGCCTCCATGGACTCTGAGGCAGTTCATTCCATTCATGCTGGCAATTCCTTGCTTGCATATCATGACTGGTTTccattccagctgttcctgtATATATGGATAGAAAATGTGTCCCTGTTGGTCATTTTTAAGGATAAGCTGCATCCTAGAGCTGTATGCAGATGGAGTTGCTCTTAGTTTCCAGAGCCACATGCTGTTAGGGTGACTGCAAACTAGGCTAATTAGCTGGCAGACTTTGCTGCAGAGAgattctttaataaaaatggaGGGGGTGACAAGGGATAGGCTCCTTGCTATTTTGGGACAAACTCTTCCCTCAGGCAGTAGATAACCATGGTGGTAAGGCTCCCAATCTATCATTTGGTTTGCTGTTTCTTGGCTGTAGTACTTAATTAACAGTTCTGGAACTGCTCTGTTTCCCAGGAATAGACTGTAAATCCATTAAATTAAACAATAAGGGCAGATGtgggcaaaaataaaaagcccatGCaagtcagaaatgaaaaattaagttgTTTTGTCAGTCTTCAGGGACTAGTGTGAGAATGTTATAAAACCTTCTGAAGCTTTTCTGTCTAGTGTTCAAGCAAGAGGGAAATGTTCCTGTGGATGCCAACATTTTTAGAACTGATGATTGCTAATTATGAAAGCACTACTGACAGGACAAGGCAGAGTGGTTTGAAAGtgaaagagggtaggtttagattgggaattagggagaaattcttttatttgagggtggtgaggcactggaacaggttttctagagaagctgtggatgccccatccctggaacttTTCAAGGACAGCCTGAATAGGGCTCTGAgtaacctgatctagtggaaggtatctCTGCCAAGGGGTTTGAattagatggtctttaaggttccttccaacacaaaccattctaggaGAATCctataattttataattaccTTATTATTTTACTACATGAAATAGTACAAATATTGTGAAAACTGAGTTAAGACAAAAGTGTGTTTTCTATTCAAGATCTGAATGGAGATAATAATAATGCCAAACTCTTGTGTAGATGGCAATCAACTGCAGAAGAATTTCTGAAAGAGTGTGCTCATCTAAACTGTCACTCATGCTTTAAGATGGCCAGTGAAACCATTTTATTACTGCAGTTAGCTGGAAAGGGCACTGTTCTGCAAAAATCAGATAATGTACTTATTTCTAAAAGCCTGGAACAAAAGAGCCAGTTGAGATTTGCTGAGTAGTTGCAAGATAGccattaaatataaatatttttaaaaacaatttactCTTTCCTAATGCTTTTAGAGCAGCATGTGGGAACAGTCTAAGTGCAGCATCTTACTGCATTTGGAAAGGACACGATGAAGGTTATTGGGCTCCAGATTTAACTCTTCCATCTTGTAATTGCTCATAACTGTTTCTAACCTATATAAACTAATTGAGTTTGTAAAAAACTTGCCCATCTTTCCTGGTGGTAACAacaaaaaattgtatttttaaaacagtttgtGCCAACGccattttttcacatttaatgTGAAACAGTTTAACGGTGTATTAAAGTTTAAGTTGTcattcttaaaattaaaacttgcagcagaaatgaaaattttgttattttgaacCTGTAGATGGAAAAGGGACTTGTTTTGTGGGGCTGTATATGTATAATTGATATTTCCACATCTGGAGTTTTAGTAGGTATAGGTAggattaatttgatttaatttaagACATCCAAGTCTGCACCAAGCCCTTTAGGCTGCTTCTATtgtaaacagagaaaaaaggcCCATCCATACTGTGATTCACGTGGTCTTGCTTAGATGGCTATTTAAGGATGAGATGGATGAGCCCTCATGATTTGGCTATGTGgaactttggaaaaaatgtaattgctGGGAGGTCATCCCATGTTGATCACCATGGATTGATACCAAGGCTCCTTTCATCCAGTACTGCCATCAATAACACATCCTCAGCAAATCTGCAGATTCTGCAAAACTGGGGCAATGGCTGACACCCCAAATGGCCTAGCTTCAATCCAAACCAACCATGATCCAAGAAGATATGCAAGTTTCTTCACCTGGGAAGAATAACCAGTATAGGACACCAGCAGAAGTGAGGAGTGGACTGGCAGGGCAGAGTCCTGCAGGAAATGGGTTCCCAGGATGGATGCCTGGCTGAATCAAGCACTCTCGTTACAAAGCAGACAAAACACACACTGAGCACTACTCACAGAACAGCACATGGAGGCCATATTTTGCTCTCTGCTCAAATCTGTTGAGGCCATATTTAGGATACAGCCCAGTTTTGGCACAACCAGTACAAAAGGGATTTGGAGAGACTGGAACTGGTCCAGTGGAGGGGTGCCAAATTGGTTACCCAGAGAACATGACTTACAGGGAGGGTGGAGGAAGCAGGGCTTATCAGTCTGGCACAGAGGAATCTAAGTGTGGTCTACATGCTTAATGGAACTAAACTTTGCTAATAATGCCAAATAATGTAGCAAGGGGGAATGGCCAGAAAATGCTTCAAGGCTCAGActagacattaaaaaaaattcacctggaGAGTTGTAACTGATTACCCAGGGGAGCAGCTGAACGCCTTTTTTTGTAAGTTGTCAAGTCTTTAAATCCATGGCTGAACTGCTCCAGTGCTGGTAAGAGCCCAGCTTTGAGCACAAGGATGGACTTCCCAACTTAACACACCAGCCTGAAAAGTACAGCTGGGGCAAGACACTGCCTTTCACCCCAACCCATGCTCATCCTTCCTGGAGTCAAGAAAACTCCCTAAAGCTGAGACAAGTGCTTGAACTGATGGTGGAAAATCAGGATTGTGGGGGACAAACTGCTGACACATACAGTTCACTGTGTTACAGGCTTCTGTCTGTAACGCTCAAACAGTCCTGGAATCCATTATTATACCTACTATCATCATCTCTGGAATGTGTCCAAGCCCTTCAATTCTCtattaataacaataaatagCAAATCTTATCCAGAACTATGGAGGGGAGGTTCTGAACAAGGTGATCTGAGCTCTGTCAGCCCCTGTGACTCCCTATGTAACCTGAGACATGTTAAACTGATTTTTGCAGCACAGAGTTACTTCTAAAACCACAGATTAAATTCACTGCCAAGAAAACccattttctttgatttttcttgatATTTATTACATACTTAGAGTAAATTTATTGTGTCTGGCATttgtaagaataaaaatatagttCCCAAAGGCAACTGCGTGAAGAATCATAAAGCACAGCTTAGGTTTGTTTAGAGACAGGACTCATTTCTTCTCCTGAGAGTGTGACCAGACAGGCTTACGCTTCTGAACAAAGGCTTCAATGCCTTCCTGCCCATCTCTCAAAGTCAAATTATCTACCATGACCTTCGTAGTTATTTTGTAAGCAGTGTCAAGGTCCTGGGTTATCTGTCTGTAAAAGGTGGCTTTCCCCAAGGCCAGGACAGATTTGCTGCTTTCACATATCTTCTGAGAGATTTTCATGGTCTCTTCTTCCAGCTTGTCTTCTGGTACCACCTTGCTGACCAGCCCGTGCATTAACGCCTCGTGGGCAGAGAGAGGTTCACCTGTGAAAAGCATCTCCAGTGCCACCTGAACAAGGAAAAATGCTGTATTAAGTCAACCCAACTGCCCcagtgctttgctttgtttgggGAATTTCAGCCTCCTCCTTCAAGTACAAGTTACTTTTTCACAAATGATTTAAATCTTTTGGTCTTTTAAACTGCCAAGGACCTGTTAAGAGGTCTCAGCAAAGAGAAGGACTGGGTCTAAAGCTGGTCTCTTCAAACCTGCCACTGATGCCAGCTGTTCTAGGCTGACACCCCTGGGTTTCTCTTCAAAAGCCCACAATCTCTAGTGATTTCTATAGGAATTAAAAGAGAGGTGGATCATCTATAAAGTCAAATGACTCAACTTGGTATTTTAAGCTGGGCATATGTGTCGTTTTTGAAAACACCTGTCCTAGTTTTAAGTTTAGTATGAGTGGTTTTAAATATGAACTTTTTATAGCCACATTATTTCagtctcctgctgcttccagcatCTGGTGCTTGATGTTTGAAACTAAAAAATCCCCCATATACTCAGTGACTATTCAATGTTATGTATCAACAAAGACTGTTTTCCAAGACTCTTGGTGCAATTGACCAATGCCTGAATCATAAGAGCTGATTATCCTCATTAACATCTTTGTTCTGCTAGCTACAAACAATGGCAACTTCTTTTGTTAAAAGGTAAAAATTTGCAATTCTGCAAACTGTAGAGAATGTTCTTATTGctttgaaaagcagcacagaaagaagTATTTCCCACACATTGTAAAAATGTAATCCTACAGCCCAGAAATACTGATTCAGGAACAGCTACAACTGCAAACAAGAGCAGACTCGGAAAAGTCCCCCACGGACACTATTTGAACAGGATGTCCCTGCAGATGGGAAATTTCAAGCTGAAGCTCTTATCCAGCAATGGGATGTGTGCAGTTCAGTCActgcatcccagcagagcctgctgggcTTGGACCGTCTGCCTGCATGAATCCAATTGGCTTTACAGATTGTACTATTTTTTATGTAGCGAGAGATGTGCAGCCACAATCAGtaggaaataaaacagaaagacaGTATAGGAGGGTTTTAGATGCTATTTAAAGCATCTTGATCTACAGCCAGGCAGATCCTGCTGGCAGTGAAATGTCATTGCCTGGCAAGAATTGATGCCTCGGTGGGATTGTTATCCTGAACTTGCAGGGGTTTCCTCCTCAGGGGAGAACATCATTGGCTAAAGCCCTGAGCTGTCTGTTGGAAAGGAAAGGGATTGCTGAGTTTGTGGGCTGCTGGGACGAACTCATGCTGGTTGGAGTCACATCAGTAGGAAGCTGCTTTTCCTAAACAAGAGTTCAccctttattatttttcccagtCCAAAGAGTTATGGAAATGCCTtttgaaataaagtattttgaatgttgctctgcaggaaaataaagttGAGGCAATGGAACTAAAACTCCTAAAATGGGAACCAACTTTTTGCAAAATTATGAAGAATATCTGGAAAGGAAGCTGACCTTTCTTGGAAGAGATCTGCCCAAGGCCACAGCTGGTGTGGAGCAGAACAGCCCAATGTTTACTCCAGGAGTAGCAAACTGAGATTTCTCACTTGCCACTGCGATGTCACAGCTTGCCACgagctggcagccagctgcTGTAGCCAAGCCGTTTACTTTGGCAATCACTGGTACTGGAAGTTTCTGGATTAAAGTCATAACCTGCATGCACAAAAGACAATGGTCAGTATGGAAATTCAGAATGACACATCCTGTTTTGGAAGCCATTAAAGTACCTTCCTCTCTGTTTgccaaaaaaagccccaaactaTTGGATCTTGGCTCCTTTCTGATGAAGTGATGATGAAGGGCCTGTAGCTTTCATATATGGCTTTTTCAGGATTCCTTAAATATGGGCTAGGCAATGCCTTGGAGATCATTAGTACTGGAGGAACTAGAACAAAAGGTTTCAAACTACTCACTGTTGTCACACTGAGGAGGATTAGGGGTCAAATTCTAGCTCCACCACTATCAAAGGGGATTTTGCCATTCTCTCCAAAGGCTCCAGGATTCACTTTAAATTCCCCACCTCCCTGACCTCGTCTCTTTAACAATAACTTGGAGAAGCAGTGAGTCAGATCTTACTTTCACACTGTCTACTTGATATTTAAGATGATCCTGAACTTTTAACTAAATAAATGCTGGGAAGGAACATTTGATCACAAGTGATTTGAAGATGGTTATCCCTAGACTTCTAGAAAAGACATTGCCCAAATACTCATCTGCAAGGAACACTGGCTAAACTAAGGAACACACCCTGACTGTGCCCATTGCTGGAGACATGCACATTCTAGCCCTTCTATTTACTTGTAGAGAAATCCAAGGAGAACATAATTTCATCAGGATTAGGCATTAAAAtaacacagcagcaaaaaccAAGGAATCTGAAGGAATAATCTGTGCTTTGGCAAGCAGATGACCAATGCTGTCCCTCCTTAAACCAAAGCTTGCTCTTAACACCAGGCAAAGGCAGAGGCACCCATGAACTGCTTACCTCTGCACATAATTCAAATACTTGGGAATGATGCTTCACATCATCTTCACTTGACAGTTCCTTTAAATCATGGCCAGAACAAAATACAGGTCCTTCAGCTGCAAAGAATTTCAGGAAAAGTCAGTCTGAATTAATAAAGAAATCAGGGGTTGCAGCATATCAATGTCCCAGGTAAAGGGATGTCAATGACATGTCAATGTTCAAAAAGGAGTTTGGGGAGGGAGTTTTGAACAGAATTCCAAAATATTGCTTTTGTGATAACCTTAAATTGCTGCACTGCAACGTTTAAGCACAGTAACACCCATTATCACTTTTCAAGGTCTCATTTTACTTACATTGCACTTAATTCAGTTAGAAAGAATGCACTTCACACCTCTGAGACCAATCTTGTGTAAGGATGTTCAAAACTGCTCCTTGGTACAACACAAACTtatcagctggagctggagtgcTCTGGTGTCAGACTGATAAATATACTCAGTCCCTATTTATTGAATCCAGAATTAATTATTAACTTTTGCTAAATAAAcatcaatattttttctgtcatggTGTTGAAGGTCacaatggaaaaagaaagaaaaaatgtttttctgctgcaggagaacCAGAAGAGTTGTCGGAGTGTCTTCTCCACTACTAAACTAGAGAACCCCCCCAAAGCACGTTCAGGGTTTGAGCAGCAAAAGAGGAAGCTTCTGAGGAACTAAACTTTGGATTTGCTAACACTGTTTACAGGTACCCATCTTTATAATGGTTTTCCTTTGTCATGCAACTACCTGCCATTAGAATGAACCAATGTGATGCTTTCCAGTCCTTCAGAACTTCTCAGATATTTGTGTGGATGTGACATTTCCAGCTACACCTGCGCAGACCAAACCTTACCTATGGATTTGTTTCTTATGAATCAGATTATTGAGACACAATCTATCCAGAAATAACCACACAACTGTCAGTCAACTCATGGGGTTGGCAGTATATATCTGGAGATTAATTACGTCTGCATTTGAACTTCACTGAAGAATACACTGCAAATTCTGTGTTAAAAGCCCAAAGCATTCTCTGAGGAATCTTATAGTTCCTTGAAATTCCTTCTTTTGCGTTTTATTCATCAGGGGAAGTAGAAATAAACAGGAACATGCAAtttctaaaaaaaccaaacacagttGTGCTCACAAACTCCCAGAGCACTGTACTCCCAAAGGAGAGCCTTCAGTGtttcacagaatttttaaatgcttcttgAAATGAGGAATATGTATATTTAAACTCACTCCTGTGAAATCAGCTCTCTTCCACTCTCGTGTGTGTGCCCTAACACACAGTTTTCCCCTATGTATCGGAAACAGCATGATCCTAAATTAATAAATCGATTTATCTGAGATGCTTGGAAGGGGGGCAGAGGAAGGTAATCTTAAAATAGCAGAGCTAAAAAAGATGGCTTAAGTACGGCTCAAGTTTCATTATGTTTAAGAATTTTACAGCTTAATATGTAAATAGAATGAAACTGTAACAGGCTCTGAGAGAGACTGTTTTACTTCCATGGGTCATGGGTGTCTGTGGTATTGATATTGCCGTCTCTGTTTCTAAAATAGTTCTGACAAACCATTGGCAAGGACGAGGCTGAtcctggctcagagcagggaagcagagcactTGATTTGCAGAAACCCTGTCTTTTACTACAGTCTATACTTGTCAACAGGGCAACAAGTGCCATCCTAGCTTTGCCTGCTCCTGCACAAAACCCCTGTGTGGGAATGTCAATGCTTTACTTTTATAACTctcagaacttttttttttttttgtttggcttttgttCTGTATAAAGTGTTCTTTACGTACAATCTGAAAACTTATTAACCCTAACTGCCGAGTGTAAACATCTCATACCCCGACTGAAATGCTGACATTTTGAAACGTGTTCATGCTTGGACATGTTggttaaaaccaaaacaaaaccccagtCAGTCGTTAATACAGAGTTAGGAATGAGGAATAAAGTACAGGAGAGAGGAAGCTGGGTGAGTGTACAGGAAGAGCGTGTCAGGGGGCTCAGCCGAGCAGACAGCCGCGGCAGACCACGGCAGCTTTAGGGAAGCACACAGGTCCCTCCCCGCCCCGGTTCCGGCAGTTCCCAGCGGGGTTTGGGTCTGGGTTTGGGTCTGGGCTCCGCGCGCCCCGGTGAGCCCTGCCCGCCCGGCCGTGCCGCGCTACCCGCGATGACGATGACGCGCAGCTCCCGGCTCTTGACGTCGTGCAGCAGGTCCCGCCGCAGGCTCTGCAGCATGGGCAGCGACAGCGCGTTCCGCCGCCGCGGGTTGTTCAGGACGATGGTGCTGCAAAACCCGGGAAACACAGCGGCGTTACGGTCACCGAGCTCCGAACGGGCCGGGCCGCGTCCCGGAGCCCCCGGCGCCCCCGCTCACCGCACGCCCCCCGCCTGCCGCCGCTCCGTCAGCGGCTCCGCCGGCGGGGCCCCCGCGGCCCGCCCCGGTCCCGCGGCCGCGGCGCTGCTGAAGGCGGCCGTGAGCGGCCTCCGCAGCCGGCACAGCCGGGCCGCCATCGCTGGGGCTCGGCCGGGGGCGGAGCGGGCCGGGCGGAGCGCGGGCCGGCGTTGGCAGCGCGGCCCAAGCCGAGCCGGCCTGGCGGGGCTGCCGGGACACGGGATCGCAGAATCGATCGGGCTGGGAGAGACCGCTGAGACCATCGAGTCCAGCCTGTGACCAAACGACCCCTTGTCACCagcccatggcactgagtgccacctccaggctTTCCTTGAACAGctccagggacggtgactccaccacctcagCGGGCAGCCCCAATGTCCAGGCACTCTTTCTATGAAGAAATTTGTCTGAATGTGCAACCTAAGCCTCTCCTGTCACAGCTTAAGATCTTGTcgctggttgcctgggagaggAGCCCAACACCCACCTGGCTACAATCTCCTGTCATGGACTTGTAGAGAGTGAAAAGTTTCCCCCTTtaatctccttttctccaggctgagcccctcggctccctcagctgctcctcttcagacctgtgctccagccccttccccagttCCACTGCCATTCTctggacacagcccagcacctcaatgtccttcctgagTTGGGggccagagctgagcacagcactcgaggtgtggctCACAGCACCCactccctggtgctgctggacaCATTCCTATCCAAAGCCTCCCTTGGTCCTGCTCTCAGACCTGACTCTTCACTGGAAGGCCTGGGTGAGCAGTAGCATTAATGAGTAGCTGGGGTGTTGGGGAACACTCAGAAATGTGATAATTTCTTCAGATTCCACTGAGCACTTGCATCTGGGGTGACCATGGGATGGAGATTGGGACTGTGCTGAGCGAACTTGccagtggcactggggtgggatCTGTCATGACAGAGGACAGCAGTGTCATGCAGAGAAAATGACATTGCTTTGAGCCCCAGAGTAACTGGCATGAGATGAAATTCAGTTCTGCAGGGCTACTTGGGAGCTAAGATCATAATTTGTTCGCTGGGAACTCATCATCTAGAAATTGTCACGGGAAGGGCCTTGTGTGTTCTAACTGGTTCTGCAGAGTCAGTCTGTAGTCCATATGATgcattcaagaagaaaaaaaatggcaaatgtgATTTTAAGAGGTGGTTTGattattttaaacttcaaatgtaattttaaagttCAGAGCATTTTCAAGACTTACAGGTACATTCAGAGCTCATCTTGAATATTTCTTATCCTTCTGGTCACCTATGTTCCAGAAGTCAAGCTAAAAGAGGGGCAGCCATgtggctgaggcagctgagaaaCAATCTCATCTTCCAGGAGATGCTGACAGGCCAAAAGACCAAGCAGCCTTTTCCCACATTATACAGGTACCCTAAAATGGAATAGATTTATATCCAGCATATGCTCCTTGTAAATATAAATCTGTGCTCCTGCTTCCTGATCTCCCTGTTCTTATGAGTTGTTGCAAAGTATTTGTAGGTTCCCAGATGTGTCTCCAGTTTTCATCAGTGTCTGTTGAACCCCTGCAGCTTTTTTGACTGTAGTGGCAATTGAGGCTTCTCTGTTGTGAGCATCAGCCTCATAAAAGAATGTTGTGTTTAGTAATATATTTACTTACACAGATATTAACAGCTTAGTGTGGGGATGCACTTTCTGCTTACTGATTTTATGTTGCCTAGCACAATGACCCCTCAGATCCCTGGGCTTTGTGGCTCTACAGTAAGAGGCACAGTGAGTTTATGTACATTTATGTACCTTTTTCAGTGTTGAAGGTCACTGTCAGACCTGAGAGCTAATTCTGCTCTGGGCTTTCCCTATGTgatcattttctttttctcgGGATTATTTGTACCTCAGGGTCATTTACTGAAAAGTTCTTccaaaatttacttttaatatgCAGTAGAAATTtgtatgcaaaaaaaaaatttcccatttAGAAGCAAATGAGATAATCTTATACAGACCTCAGCAGTTTCAAAGTCCCTACTTGGTTTGACAAAGGCCAGCACACTGAGAACACAACACATGTGCTTGGTCTGGGAGGAGTTCCCAAACCCCTGAAACTGACCATTGACCTCTTTCAAACTTGTGGAAatcacctgattttttttttcttccagtttcttctctttcttcatctGCTTGTCCTTTTTTTGTCCATCTCCAAGGAAAGAGTATTTTTGTGGTCTTCTCcaaaaagcttattttttatAAAGTGTTTCCAGCTCTCTGGAAATTCAGTTCTTTTTAACTTTGATTGACAACCTCATGTTTCCTTTCACACCCACCCCCATTACAGATTGTTTTTTGGCTGCAGCTTCCCCAATACATTTAgcagacctgctgctgccttctctgaGAAAGTACTGAAAAAAACTTTCAATTTTAGGCAGATTTCCTTTTCACAGCATttgccagcagcactgtggtTATGGCTGAACTCAGTTTCAACTGGAGACAGCCAGAAGCCAGGATTGCAAGTACCAGACAGGGCTTTTTCCAACCTTTAGCTGTATTGAttgtcataaaaaataaaaagggaaatgaCAAAGGACATGATGTGACTTCATCCTTAGATAATTCCAGAAACTA
Coding sequences:
- the ECHDC3 gene encoding enoyl-CoA hydratase domain-containing protein 3, mitochondrial; translation: MVSAVSPSPIDSAIPCPGSPARPARLGPRCQRRPALRPARSAPGRAPAMAARLCRLRRPLTAAFSSAAAAGPGRAAGAPPAEPLTERRQAGGVRTIVLNNPRRRNALSLPMLQSLRRDLLHDVKSRELRVIVIAAEGPVFCSGHDLKELSSEDDVKHHSQVFELCAEVMTLIQKLPVPVIAKVNGLATAAGCQLVASCDIAVASEKSQFATPGVNIGLFCSTPAVALGRSLPRKVALEMLFTGEPLSAHEALMHGLVSKVVPEDKLEEETMKISQKICESSKSVLALGKATFYRQITQDLDTAYKITTKVMVDNLTLRDGQEGIEAFVQKRKPVWSHSQEKK